The proteins below come from a single Leifsonia sp. 1010 genomic window:
- a CDS encoding low temperature requirement protein A yields MGGESDFTDQLRLELRHRIRPMPGRNPKERGRTTTPLELLYDLTYVVAFAAASDQLAEQLAHGDVWPALGAYAFAVWAVSWAWLNFTWFSSAYGNDDVLIRLATIVQMIGVIVLTYGLPVSFERAADGESPNNLLMVIGYIIMRVPLIVLWLRAARTDPDHRRNAISYVVIISVAQVGWLLTAIVPLPVGATVSAIVVLALAEMIAPVAATRLYGFSPWNPGHLAERFGLLTLITIGEVIAGTTAAVGALTQEAGWSPEAVLIASSGLVMAAAVWWSYFLVPSRLVLERRPERAFGWRYAHLALFGTIAAIGAGLHLTTIAVEKGGVSLLGVALALAVPLAATIVLIFLIWSVLLRSFDLTHLPLLLITLAPLAAAVVVGALTHPGEPVDLEQPGQLTALSTVIGLVALGAVVEVVGHELVGFRHTLRAWRNDPSTSPVTAADARPS; encoded by the coding sequence GTGGGCGGCGAATCGGACTTCACTGACCAGTTGCGGCTGGAGCTGCGGCATCGCATCCGCCCCATGCCCGGGAGGAACCCGAAGGAGCGCGGCCGGACCACGACTCCCCTCGAACTGCTGTACGACCTCACGTACGTCGTCGCCTTCGCCGCCGCGTCGGATCAGCTCGCCGAGCAGCTCGCGCACGGCGACGTCTGGCCGGCTCTCGGGGCCTACGCGTTCGCGGTGTGGGCGGTCAGCTGGGCGTGGCTCAACTTCACCTGGTTCTCGTCCGCCTACGGCAACGACGACGTGCTCATCCGTCTGGCGACCATCGTGCAGATGATCGGGGTGATCGTGCTCACGTACGGCCTTCCCGTCAGCTTCGAGCGCGCGGCGGATGGCGAGAGCCCGAACAACCTGCTGATGGTGATCGGCTACATCATCATGCGGGTGCCGCTGATCGTGCTGTGGCTGCGGGCGGCGCGGACCGACCCCGACCATCGCCGCAACGCCATCTCGTACGTCGTCATCATCTCGGTGGCGCAGGTGGGCTGGCTGCTGACGGCGATCGTGCCGCTGCCGGTGGGAGCCACCGTCTCGGCGATCGTGGTGCTCGCGCTCGCCGAGATGATCGCCCCGGTGGCGGCGACCCGGCTGTACGGCTTCTCGCCCTGGAACCCCGGTCACCTCGCCGAACGGTTCGGCCTGCTGACACTGATCACCATCGGCGAGGTCATCGCCGGGACGACGGCCGCCGTCGGCGCACTCACGCAGGAGGCGGGATGGTCGCCCGAGGCCGTGCTGATCGCCTCCTCCGGTCTGGTGATGGCGGCCGCCGTCTGGTGGAGCTACTTCCTGGTGCCGTCGCGGCTGGTGCTGGAACGGCGGCCGGAGCGGGCGTTCGGCTGGCGCTACGCGCACCTCGCCCTGTTCGGGACGATCGCGGCCATCGGCGCCGGCCTGCACCTGACCACGATCGCAGTGGAGAAGGGAGGCGTCTCACTGCTGGGTGTCGCGCTCGCCCTCGCGGTCCCCCTGGCCGCCACGATCGTGCTGATCTTCCTGATCTGGAGCGTGCTGCTCCGGTCGTTCGACCTCACGCACCTGCCGCTCCTGCTGATCACCCTCGCGCCTCTCGCCGCGGCGGTCGTCGTCGGCGCTCTGACGCATCCCGGCGAGCCCGTCGACCTGGAACAGCCGGGCCAGCTCACCGCCCTGAGCACCGTGATCGGGCTGGTCGCGCTCGGCGCGGTGGTCGAGGTGGTCGGCCACGAGCTCGTCGGCTTCCGTCACACCCTGCGTGCGTGGCGGAACGACCCCTCGACCTCCCCGGTCACCGCTGCGGACGCGCGTCCGAGCTGA
- a CDS encoding LysR family transcriptional regulator — translation MDTRQLEYLVAVADELNFTRAAARVFAAQSTVSAGIRSLESELGTALFERDAHGVRLTEAGRTVLPEARSAIDAVERMREFTDEHGPLRGTVRVGIFTNLTTIDLPGIMGEFHRRHPHVDLRLGPSPSGSTGLVEEVRQGRLDIAFHGLPDAVPDLIMRPLVDSPFLAVLPEDHPLARRRTVALADLAEEAWVDSRVGFGNRVTLDRALQALGLTRRVPTELSDLGEIPRFVAAGLGVAALPELTIIPAEGAVVRPLTEPVDWRLSAIARRRPGRAAEALLDLLTERIGAP, via the coding sequence ATGGACACGCGCCAGCTCGAGTACCTCGTCGCCGTGGCCGACGAGCTCAACTTCACGCGCGCCGCTGCCCGCGTCTTCGCGGCGCAGTCGACTGTCTCTGCGGGCATCCGGAGTCTCGAATCGGAACTCGGGACGGCGCTGTTCGAGCGGGATGCGCACGGCGTGCGGCTCACCGAGGCGGGCCGGACCGTGCTGCCCGAGGCGCGCAGCGCGATCGACGCCGTGGAGAGGATGCGCGAGTTCACCGACGAGCACGGCCCCCTGCGCGGCACGGTCCGGGTCGGCATCTTCACGAACCTGACCACCATCGACCTGCCGGGCATCATGGGCGAGTTCCACCGGCGGCATCCACACGTCGACCTCCGCCTCGGCCCGTCGCCCAGCGGATCCACCGGCCTGGTGGAGGAGGTGCGCCAGGGGCGGCTCGACATCGCGTTCCACGGCCTGCCCGACGCGGTTCCCGACCTCATCATGCGACCGCTGGTCGACTCCCCGTTCCTCGCCGTGCTGCCGGAGGATCACCCGCTCGCCCGCCGCCGCACTGTCGCGCTCGCCGACCTGGCGGAGGAGGCCTGGGTGGACTCGCGTGTCGGCTTCGGCAACCGCGTCACCCTCGATCGCGCGCTGCAGGCCCTCGGCCTGACTCGTCGGGTGCCCACCGAGTTGTCCGACCTGGGCGAGATCCCGCGCTTCGTCGCCGCGGGACTGGGCGTGGCCGCCCTGCCGGAGCTGACCATCATCCCGGCGGAGGGAGCCGTCGTGCGCCCCCTGACCGAACCCGTGGACTGGCGGCTCAGCGCCATCGCCCGTCGACGCCCCGGCCGTGCCGCGGAGGCGCTGCTCGACCTGCTCACCGAGCGGATCGGCGCCCCCTAG
- a CDS encoding LCP family protein, whose protein sequence is MIAQTTRSPHRWHRRTRKEPRRRSVVSIVATTLLAVATVVAGSVVGGGLYYAGSVASTFNSTVTHIPRAFPPAATRPTPVSTGAMNILLIGSDSRGDPTTVGQSTESDQRSDTMMLVHIDADRKDVYIMSIMRDLWVPIPGKGTAKINAALAWGGTPLVIQTVEQLLQTHIDHVAIIDFQGLEGMTDALGGVDVDSPVGFTTVKKPHYTFVQGMNHLDGAQALAFARERYAFPTADYQRVANQQALLRAIVAKLLSRGTLADPAAVTSFAGATGRYLSLDEQFDLPTMIGLAASMRLDGPSSIHAFTMPTAGTGTSSDGQSIVNVDEGTLPALRSALADDALGTFTSVH, encoded by the coding sequence ATGATCGCGCAGACCACACGTTCACCTCACCGCTGGCACCGCCGCACCCGGAAGGAGCCGCGTCGTCGGTCGGTGGTCTCCATCGTCGCGACCACGCTGCTCGCCGTGGCCACCGTCGTGGCGGGCTCCGTGGTCGGCGGAGGGTTGTACTACGCCGGCAGCGTCGCATCGACCTTCAACTCCACGGTGACGCACATCCCGCGCGCCTTCCCGCCCGCCGCGACCCGGCCGACCCCCGTCTCGACCGGCGCCATGAACATCCTGCTCATCGGCTCCGATTCCCGCGGAGATCCGACGACCGTCGGGCAGAGCACCGAGTCCGACCAGCGCTCCGACACCATGATGCTCGTGCACATCGACGCCGACCGCAAAGACGTCTACATCATGTCGATCATGCGCGACCTCTGGGTTCCGATCCCCGGCAAGGGCACGGCCAAGATCAATGCCGCGCTCGCCTGGGGCGGGACGCCGCTGGTGATCCAGACGGTCGAGCAACTGCTCCAGACGCACATCGACCACGTCGCGATCATCGACTTCCAGGGCCTCGAAGGGATGACGGACGCGCTCGGCGGAGTGGATGTGGACAGCCCGGTCGGCTTCACCACGGTCAAGAAGCCGCACTACACCTTCGTTCAGGGCATGAACCACCTCGACGGCGCCCAGGCTCTCGCCTTCGCCCGGGAGCGGTACGCGTTCCCGACGGCCGACTACCAGCGCGTGGCCAACCAGCAGGCGCTCCTGCGGGCCATCGTCGCCAAGCTGCTCAGCCGCGGGACGCTCGCCGACCCGGCCGCCGTCACGTCGTTCGCCGGAGCGACCGGCCGGTACCTCAGCCTCGACGAGCAGTTCGACCTCCCGACGATGATCGGGCTCGCGGCGAGCATGCGCCTCGACGGCCCGTCCAGCATCCACGCCTTCACGATGCCGACCGCCGGAACCGGGACCTCATCCGACGGGCAGTCGATCGTCAACGTGGATGAGGGGACCCTCCCGGCTCTCCGCTCCGCCCTCGCGGACGACGCGCTCGGGACGTTCACCTCGGTCCACTGA
- a CDS encoding MFS transporter, whose amino-acid sequence MTSTLDFSAPTGSAPRMEAAPGRTRRSFRLRHGAGFWVIAAAFLAVMAFSTIPTPLYAFYQARDGFPTWVVTVIFAAYAVGVIASLFLIGHLSDIAGRRRMVLIAVLIEIVSAALFLVWNDVAGLIVARTLSGIGVGALTASATAHLSELRAVARPDEGPATAGTVSTVVNTGGLALGPLIGGAFAQFLPEPLLLPYAVFLVVLAVAAVAVALVPETVECAEERPAYRPQRISLPAEARGAFSAAAVAAFAGFAVFGLFTSLAPSVLVVTLHQTSHLLAGFVPFAVFAASAISQIVFARVSSRAQLILALVLMLVGLAGLAAGVLTASFAVFLVSGVLAGAGVGLQFRSAIAAAASLAAPERRGEVLAAIFLIAYIGLAVPVLLVGMALIFWPLVPVLVVFDAAVAALSVPAGLRMLRRA is encoded by the coding sequence ATGACCAGCACGCTCGACTTCTCCGCCCCCACCGGCTCCGCTCCCCGGATGGAGGCCGCACCGGGCCGCACCCGGCGCTCCTTCCGCCTGCGCCACGGCGCCGGCTTCTGGGTCATCGCGGCGGCGTTCCTCGCCGTGATGGCCTTCTCGACCATCCCCACTCCGCTGTACGCGTTCTACCAGGCACGCGACGGCTTCCCGACCTGGGTGGTGACCGTCATCTTCGCCGCGTACGCGGTCGGCGTCATCGCCAGCCTCTTCCTCATCGGCCACCTGAGCGACATCGCCGGCCGACGCAGGATGGTGCTCATCGCCGTGCTCATCGAGATCGTCTCCGCCGCCCTCTTCCTGGTCTGGAACGATGTCGCCGGCCTGATCGTCGCGCGCACCCTCTCCGGAATCGGTGTCGGCGCCTTGACGGCGAGCGCGACCGCGCACCTCAGCGAGCTGCGCGCCGTCGCCCGGCCGGACGAGGGGCCCGCGACCGCCGGGACCGTCTCCACGGTCGTCAACACGGGCGGACTCGCGCTCGGCCCGCTGATCGGCGGAGCGTTCGCACAGTTCCTGCCCGAGCCGCTGCTGCTCCCGTACGCGGTGTTCCTCGTCGTGCTCGCGGTCGCGGCCGTCGCCGTCGCCCTCGTTCCGGAGACTGTGGAGTGCGCGGAAGAGCGTCCGGCGTACCGCCCGCAGCGGATCTCGCTGCCCGCCGAAGCGCGAGGAGCCTTCTCCGCCGCGGCCGTCGCCGCCTTCGCCGGCTTCGCGGTCTTCGGGCTGTTCACGTCGCTGGCCCCGAGCGTGCTCGTCGTCACCCTCCACCAGACCTCGCACCTGCTGGCCGGGTTCGTCCCGTTCGCGGTGTTCGCAGCGTCGGCGATCTCGCAGATCGTCTTCGCCCGGGTCTCCTCCCGCGCGCAGCTGATCCTGGCCCTCGTCCTCATGCTCGTCGGGCTCGCGGGCCTCGCGGCCGGCGTGCTGACGGCCTCGTTCGCGGTCTTCCTGGTCAGCGGTGTGCTGGCGGGCGCCGGTGTCGGTCTCCAGTTCCGCTCGGCGATCGCCGCGGCGGCCTCGCTCGCCGCCCCGGAGCGCCGCGGTGAGGTGCTCGCCGCGATCTTCCTGATCGCGTACATCGGTCTGGCGGTGCCCGTGCTGCTCGTCGGCATGGCCCTCATCTTCTGGCCGCTCGTGCCGGTGCTGGTGGTGTTCGACGCCGCGGTCGCGGCGCTGTCGGTTCCCGCTGGCCTGCGGATGCTGCGCCGGGCTTGA
- a CDS encoding SDR family NAD(P)-dependent oxidoreductase gives MARILVTGAGSGLGLGAARELAEHGHTVVGHVRSLDRAGELRDALGDDGVILAAELSDEEQVQALADQVADAGGVDAVINNAGVIDGAGILPVNVVAPYLLTALVPAERYVYLSSGMHRGGHATLDRLDWSGRTRTASYSDSKLIVTALAAALPRLRPGVFSNAVDPGWVPTRMGGRNAPDDLELGHRTQVWLAEGEDPETRTSAYWHHQRQQRPHPAATDRAFQDAVVAALKEHTGTDL, from the coding sequence ATGGCGAGGATTCTGGTGACCGGCGCAGGGAGCGGGCTCGGGCTCGGTGCCGCACGCGAGCTGGCGGAGCACGGCCACACCGTGGTCGGGCACGTCCGCAGCCTGGACCGGGCGGGCGAGCTCCGGGATGCGCTGGGCGACGATGGGGTGATCCTGGCGGCGGAGCTCTCCGACGAGGAGCAGGTGCAGGCGCTCGCCGATCAGGTGGCGGATGCCGGCGGCGTGGACGCGGTCATCAACAACGCCGGAGTGATCGACGGCGCCGGCATCCTCCCGGTCAACGTCGTCGCCCCCTACCTCCTGACCGCGCTGGTCCCGGCCGAACGCTACGTCTATCTCAGCAGCGGGATGCACCGGGGTGGCCACGCGACGCTCGACAGACTCGATTGGTCCGGGCGGACGCGCACGGCGTCGTACTCGGACAGCAAGCTGATCGTGACGGCGCTCGCCGCGGCGCTCCCCCGCCTCCGTCCCGGCGTGTTCAGCAACGCGGTCGACCCGGGCTGGGTGCCCACGCGGATGGGCGGCCGCAACGCGCCCGACGACCTCGAGCTCGGCCACCGCACGCAGGTCTGGCTCGCCGAGGGCGAAGACCCGGAGACCCGCACCTCGGCGTACTGGCACCACCAGCGGCAGCAGCGACCGCATCCCGCCGCCACCGATCGGGCGTTCCAGGATGCGGTCGTTGCCGCACTGAAGGAGCACACCGGCACCGACCTGTGA
- a CDS encoding TerC family protein has protein sequence MQVTPLIWIITIAVTIAFFVYEFFAHVRKPHEPTIGESARWSAFYIGLALLFGVGIGMVSGWTYGGEYFAGYLTEKVLSVDNLFVFLLLMSAFAVPKAYQQKVLMIGIIIALILRGAFIAVGAGLIENYSWVFYLFGALLLFLAWRQAFGSHDSDPTDNRVMRFIRRHLPVTDEYNRDRLTVKKDGRRFVTPMLLTIIAISLIDVVFAVDSIPAIYGLTSEAYIVFTANAFALMGLRQLYFLIGGLLERLVYLSQGLAVILGFIGVKLVFHALHVNELPFINGGRHVEWIPEIPTWFSLLFIGATIAVAATASLLKTRGDRRAEIQDEPELSSDARPQR, from the coding sequence GTGCAGGTCACCCCGCTCATCTGGATCATCACGATCGCCGTCACGATCGCGTTCTTCGTCTACGAGTTCTTCGCGCACGTGCGCAAGCCGCACGAGCCGACCATCGGCGAGTCGGCCCGGTGGTCCGCGTTCTACATCGGTCTGGCGCTGCTGTTCGGCGTCGGCATCGGGATGGTCTCCGGCTGGACTTACGGCGGCGAGTACTTCGCGGGCTACCTGACCGAGAAGGTGCTCTCGGTCGACAACCTGTTTGTCTTCCTGCTGCTGATGTCGGCGTTCGCCGTGCCTAAGGCATACCAGCAGAAGGTGCTGATGATCGGCATCATCATCGCGCTGATCCTCCGTGGCGCGTTCATCGCCGTCGGAGCCGGGCTCATCGAGAACTACTCGTGGGTCTTCTACCTCTTCGGCGCCCTCCTGCTCTTCCTGGCGTGGCGTCAGGCGTTCGGCTCCCACGACTCCGACCCGACCGACAACCGGGTGATGCGGTTCATCCGGCGGCACCTGCCCGTCACCGACGAGTACAACCGCGACCGGCTCACGGTGAAGAAGGACGGGCGCCGCTTCGTCACCCCGATGCTGCTGACCATCATCGCGATCAGCCTCATCGACGTGGTCTTCGCCGTCGATTCCATCCCCGCGATCTACGGTCTCACCAGCGAGGCGTACATCGTCTTCACCGCCAACGCCTTCGCCCTGATGGGACTCCGCCAGCTGTACTTCCTCATCGGCGGCCTCCTCGAGCGGCTCGTCTACCTGTCGCAGGGCCTCGCGGTCATCCTGGGCTTCATCGGCGTCAAGCTCGTCTTCCACGCGCTGCACGTCAACGAGCTGCCCTTCATCAACGGCGGCCGGCACGTGGAGTGGATCCCCGAGATCCCGACCTGGTTCTCGCTCCTCTTCATCGGAGCGACGATCGCGGTGGCCGCCACGGCCAGCCTCCTGAAGACGCGCGGCGACCGCCGCGCCGAGATCCAGGACGAACCGGAGCTCAGCTCGGACGCGCGTCCGCAGCGGTGA